In Arsenophonus sp. aPb, one DNA window encodes the following:
- a CDS encoding transcriptional regulator, translating to MKALTDQQLEIYKEVFPELTKDQIQIAVLLAMGVPEKNIADLRYVTQDTIKKTILLIKKKYDVESKSSLLSVFQVKIFHSFLMTYHKFTQHAIP from the coding sequence ATGAAAGCTCTCACAGATCAACAATTAGAAATCTATAAAGAGGTATTTCCAGAGTTAACTAAAGATCAGATTCAAATTGCGGTTCTATTAGCAATGGGAGTTCCAGAAAAAAATATAGCAGATTTACGTTATGTGACACAGGACACAATTAAGAAAACCATTTTACTCATCAAGAAAAAGTATGATGTTGAGTCTAAATCATCGTTACTATCTGTTTTTCAAGTAAAAATATTTCACTCATTCTTAATGACTTATCATAAGTTTACTCAACATGCAATTCCCTAA